A single Capricornis sumatraensis isolate serow.1 chromosome 20, serow.2, whole genome shotgun sequence DNA region contains:
- the COQ8B gene encoding atypical kinase COQ8B, mitochondrial, whose translation MWQEVGGLLRASCGQLGRTIGLPCGALGPGPRCWGPCGDSWAQKLHQDGPGRGLGEEDIRKAREARIRKTPRPQLSDRSRERKVPASRISRLANFGGLAVSLGLGALAEVAKKSLPRGDIQSEGGSQPGSSLFLSEANAERIVQTLCTVRGAALKVGQMLSIQDNSFISPQLQRIFERVRQSADFMPRWQMLRVLEEELGRDWQAKVASLEEVPFAAASIGQVHQGVLRDGTEVAVKIQYPGVAQSIQSDVQNLLAVLKMSVALPEGLFAEQSLQALQRELAWECDYRREAACAQNFRQLLADDPFFRVPAVIQELCTTRVLGMELAGGVPLDQCQGLSQDIRNQICFQLLRLCLRELFEFRFMQTDPNWANFLYDASSHQVTLLDFGASREFGTEFTDHYIEVVMAAANGDKDRVLQKSRDLKFLTGFETKAFSDAHVEAVMILGEPFATQGPYDFGVGDTARRVQGLIPVLLRHRLHPPPEETYALHRKLAGAFLACARLRAHIACRDLFQDTYHRYWASRQA comes from the exons ATgtggcaggaggtggggggcCTACTGCGTGCGTCCTGTGGACAGCTGGGCCGGACTATTGGTCTGCCTTGTGGGGCCCTGGGGCCGGGGCCCCGCTGCTGG GGGCCATGTGGGGATTCTTGGGCCCAAAAACTTCATCAGGATGGGCCTGGCAGGGGCCTGGGTGAGGAGGACATTCGCAAGGCCCGGGAGGCCCGGATCAGGAAGACGCCCCGGCCCCAG CTGAGTGACCGTTCTCGAGAACGCAAGGTGCCCGCCTCCCGCATCAGCCGCTTGGCCAACTTTGGGG gacTGGCTGTGAGCTTGGGGCTGGGAGCACTGGCTGAGGTGGCCAAGAAGTCCCTGCCCAGAGGAGATATACAGTCAG AGGGAGGCTCCCAGCCAGGCTCCAGCCTTTTCCTGTCTGAGGCCAATGCTGAAAGGATCGTGCAGACCTTGTGTACAGTTCGGGGGGCCGCCCTCAAGGTTGGCCAAATGCTCAGCATCCAGG ACAACAGCTTCATCAGCCCCCAGCTGCAGCGCATCTTCGAGCGGGTCCGCCAGAGCGCCGACTTCATGCCACGCTGGCAGATGCTG AGAGTTCTCGAAGAGGAGCTCGGCAGGGACTGGCAGGCCAAGGTGGCCTCTCTGGAGGAGGTGCCCTTTGCAGCTGCCTCCATTGGGCAGGTGCACCAGGGCGTGCTGAGGGACGGCACAGAGGTGGCCGTGAAGATCCAG TACCCAGGCGTTGCCCAGAGCATCCAGAGCGACGTCCAAAACCTGCTGGCGGTGCTCAAGATGAGCGTGGCCCTGCCGGAGG GCCTGTTTGCTGAGCAGAGCCTGCAGGCCTTGCAGCGGGAGCTAGCGTGGGAGTGTGACTATCGTCGTGAGGCGGCCTGTGCCCAGAACTTCAG GCAGCTGTTGGCAGATGACCCCTTCTTTCGGGTGCCGGCAGTGATTCAGGAGCTGTGCACGACGCGGGTGCTGGGCATGGAGCTGGCCGGAGGAGTCCCCCTGGACCAGTGCCAGGGCTTGAGCCAGGACATCCGGAACCAG ATCTGCTTCCAGCTCCTGAGGCTTTGTCTTCGGGAGCTGTTTGAGTTCCGATTCATGCAGACGGACCCCAACTGGGCCAACTTCCTGTATGATGCTTCCAGCCACCAG GTGACCTTGCTGGACTTCGGGGCAAGCCGGGAATTTGGGACCGAATTCACAGACCATTACATTGAG GTGGTGATGGCTGCAGCCAATGGAGATAAAGATCGGGTCCTGCAGAAATCGAGAGACCTCAAATTTCTCACAGGCTTTGAGACCAAG GCATTCTCGGATGCCCACGTGGAGGCCGTGATGATCCTGGGGGAGCCCTTTGCCACCCAGGGCCCCTACGACTTTGGGGTGGGTGACACTGCCCGCCGCGTGCAGGGCCTCATCCCTGTGCTGCTGCGGCACCGGCTTCACCCACCACCTGAGGAGACCTATGCTCTGCACCGGAAGCTTGCCGGGGCTTTCCTGGCCTGTGCCCGCCTCCGTGCCCACATCGCCTGCCGGGACCTCTTCCAGGACACCTACCACCGCTACTGGGCCAGTCGCCAGGCATAG